Genomic DNA from Lagenorhynchus albirostris chromosome 9, mLagAlb1.1, whole genome shotgun sequence:
TCTTGGATAAGATCTCATTTAAGGATTTCTAAAGGACTTGTTGATAGTGGAAATCGTCTTCTGGACTGAAAAAAAGCACACCGCCCTGCTGTTTcatgtaaatgagaaaaatacccAGTGTGTGGAGTTGCAAGTAATTAaaaagaaggggggaaaaaaagaaaaaaagatacattaaaaaaaaaggtaaccagGTCTCTTTCGACTTAACAAACTAAGAGAGTTCTTCCTCAACTAGGCgatttacaactaatccaaatTCAGGAAATAACTCCTGAAAACGAATAAACTTAGTTCTGAAAAACATGCGCGTCCAGTAACATCCGAAAACACGTGGCGGGGGCGGGGATATCAGGCGCAACAGCAGGCAAGACTCTAAGTCCCATCATCCCATTCGGCAGCTAAGCGGGACTGTTCAGGGCCAGCCGGCGCACTGGATGCTGGGACTTGAGGTTTTTGCTCCTGCACCTACCCGCGGGTTTGCGACGTTTAGTGACCATCGCGCCTGCGCCAGCGCCGGCTGAGAGACTGCGGCCGTGGCGGCTTGTGCCGGGTGATGCTAGGCGGCTCCCTGGGTTCCAGGCTGTTGCGAGGTGTGGGTGGGACTCGAGGGCCGTTCGGGGCGTGGGGTGTCCGTGAAGCTGGCGCAGCCATGGCGGTGGGGGAGAGCATGGCTCAGCGGATGGTCTGGGTAGACCTGGAGGTAAGTCCGGGCGGTGGGGCGTGAGGGGAGACGAGTGAGGTTTCGCGCGTGGGACAGAGTAGCCGAGCCTGTTCGGGGAGAGTGGCAGTCTCTGGGTCTCAGGTGTGACAGGTGAGCGCCTCCCGGCTGTGGACGGCGCGGGGCAGGTCGGGGGGGGCAGGAGTCCTGCGGGTGTTGGGGACTGTGCCGGACTGTGGGGTTTCTTTTCCAGAGGGTGGAGTCATCCATATGGCTTGCCCTAGCCCCCAATTCCGCTCAGATGTGGACCTCCCTAACCCTCTGATGGACTCAGGGTCACGGGGGTAGGGGTGCGCACAGCGGCTGTGCTAGACCCCAGTTCCCCAGTCTCCCAGAACCCTAGGTTGTTAGAGCTAGACGGGACCCCGGGGATGACTCAGCCTTACCCCACGTTTCctaaaggagaaaactgaggcccagagagaggactcAGCTCATTCAAGGTCGCGCAGTTAGTGAAGGTCGGGGTTGGGACTACAACCCAGTTCTGATCCCTTTAGGTTTTCCATACTCAGCCAAGGACTCCCCTCtcccttgagcctcagttttctcatatatgaAATGGGGATCATAACACTAGATTGTGATGAAGACCAAGTGGTGCAATTAACATAAAAACTTTGTAAACTCTGCAGAGATGTAGTAATGTTAGTTatctaactcttccaaaattgAACGCTGTCAGCACTCAATTTTGCTTACTTTGCATCGGCCCCAGAGTAGGACTGTgatgcctggcatgtagcaggcccttggtaaatgtttattgaataaataactcATAATGAGTGCCTTGAGGACTTGCTCAAGGAGCATCATTGTCTCTTTTATCCTGGCTGTGGGATATAAATTGAATGTGATTGAGGGATGTCCTGTTAAATAAACTTGGATACAGTAGGCCAGAAAGAcggttttgtgtgtgtgatgtattTTTTATTGCAGATGACAGGATTGGACATTGAGAAGGACCAGATTATTGAGATGGCCTGTCTGATAACTGACTCTGATCTCAACATTTTGGCTGAAGTAGGTTATGCCTTGTAATACAACCATACTGTTTAGAGTGTACTTTGGAAATCTAAAGATTGGTGCACCACCCCCccatctctttatttaaaaaataagaaaactgaggtccctGTAGATTAAGGTCCAAAATAATGTTCTAGGTCATGGTGGGCTTGGTACTAGAACCAAAGTAATCCATCTCAGAGCCTAGTATTTTTCTGTAGTACTGCCCAAAATTAGGAACTATAAATGCTATCATTTGCTAagagcttactgtgtgccaggtacagttctaagtgctttacatgtattcactgttaatcctcacagcacctataaggtaggtactgttataCTCACTATGTATAGAGAGAGGCTTTGGCAGACAGTTGTTGGGTAATTTGCCCAAGGCTACCTGGCTAGTGATTGGGAGAGCCAGGAGTTCGACCCAAGCAGTCTGAGCAAAGTGCTCCCAACCAATAAGACACTCGACTGTGGTCCCACCAGGGTTGGTGACTCATGCCAAAGTTGATTTCTTTATATCATCATCTTAGCTTATATATAGCTTAGCTTATAACTCCATATATCCAGTTTCTACGTTTTCAGCTAGGACCTGTGATTCGTCTAGATCTATATTAAGATTTTAGACTTTCTGTTGATACAGAATCATAAAATATCCTCCTGTTGACATATTGGGCATGATTAAGGTTTTAACATGCTGCTTTTAACTGAAACattaagcaaaacaaataaaacacacctGTTGCCTTTTGGCCACTCACAAAGCATTTAATAAGCATATGAGAACGTCTGATTGGTAGAGGGTGAAATCCTGGGCCCTGAATAACTCTGTCAGCAGTATTCGGAGGTGGTGAGAAACTCTAGAATAGGAACCCAGTAGGGATGTTTTGGGGAAAGACAGTTTTGTTAAAATAAGTTTCCAGAGGGTCGGATCGATGTGCTACTGGCACTGGATAAATTTCACAAGTCTACAGTTAAGACTTGTACTTATTTTCCTGGTTAGGTAAGAGAGGGGAGGAACCATTTTAGATGAATTGCTACTTTCATGGAGTACCAGGCATACATCTTGGAGTACCTCCTGATACATCAGCTGGAGGGGAATCGTGAGACTTTGTATCTCACTGTAGCAACTacctcttttttttccaaaacaaaacaaacaaaataacttttatataaaCCTTGAGTTTTAGGTTTGGTTGTTTTTTCCTGTCACTTGGAATTTCCTAGATATGAATAGTGAAGAGAAGTGTGTTTATTTACCAGCCCTGCTTACCCTTGTCTGAAGAAGAGTTTTTCCCTTAGACTGTTGATACAATGTGAAATACTGACAGTTTAATGGACCAATTAGTTGATATGTACCCTGGAGGAAATCGGGGTCTGTAGTCACACAGCTGCACATGAGGGTGGCATTTGTAAATAGACCCAGTCTAATGaggataaggattttttttttaacatctttattggagaataattgctttacaatggtgtgttagtttctgctttataacaaagtgaatcagctatacatatatccccatatctcctccctcttgcgtctccctcccaccctccctatcccacccctctagatggtcacaaagcacccagctgatctccctgtgctatgcggctgcttcccactagctatcgattttacatttggtggtgtatatatgtccatgccactctctcagttcatcccagcttacccttccccctccccatgtcctcaagtccattctctgtgtctgcatctttattcttttgaggataaggatgtttaaaaagaaaaaattgcttAGGGGCAGTTAGCACTGAAGTGTCAGTTCTGTGGAATATATGTTTTATTCTTGTATACGAGTCTGAGGAAAATGTTTTATGCTAGAAGAACAGACATCCCACCTGGAAATTTTTCTGTAAGTAGCTTAGTGTGCCAAACTGGAATCTAGAGTAAGTTAAATAGCCTTAAGTTGATAGTCGTTGGCTTTTTCCATCATGGTTTGTTAGAATTGTGTTTTGCAATATGAGGTTttcggttttttaaaaaatatgttatcaaaacagcaaggtcctactgtattgcacggggaactatattcaatatcctgagatcaaccagaatgggaaagaatataaaaaagaatgtatatgtatgtaaaactgaatcactctgctgtacagcagaaattaacacacattggaaatcaactatacttcagtaaaaaaaaaaaaccaaaacaacataggttatcagagcaaattttttcttcttcatggaGATTGCTGTCACCAGTTTTCTTGTTTGGCTAAAACTCCTTGTTAGTTGTAGTTGTCAGGCATATTTTAGTCAAATTCTTGCCATTCCTCTCACTAATTGCAAAGTACTTTTACCGCTTTAGTAGTAACCATACCTTGAATTTAGAGAATCTTTTTTCCCCAGAGAGTTCAAAGAACTTTCatatctgtaatttcttttatcCTGTTAACATCCCCGTGAGGGAAGGGGTTGCGGGGGCTGTTATCTCCATGGTACAGAAGGTAAAACTAAGCCAAAGGTGACTTGCTTTAATGCCACAAGTTGAGCTTCTGCTACTGCTGGGATTCTGTCTGACTCACAGTTGAATGTTCTATTAAGTGGAGCTGAGAATTCcagcatcacttttttttttttaatctttcatgtGTCACCAATTACATTTTGaactttttaatgtgaaaatactGTTAAAAGTAAACAGTATAGCTTTATGCAAAATACTATGTATAGTAAGTTGTTTTTTGTGCTGTTCTTCTCCTGTCTCATCCCACTTCCcaacttttatgtattttcttagtattttctatgcatatacaaatgtggttttttttgttgttttttttttgcggtatgcgggcccctcactgttttggcctctcccgttgcggagcacaggctccggatgcgcaggctcagtggccatggctcacgggcccagccactctgcggaatgtgggatcttcccggaccggggcacgaacctgtgtcccctgcatcggcaggcggactctcaaccactgcgccaccagggaagcccaatgtgtgttgtttttaaaacaagtataAGTGAACTCATAAGCATGCATACACTGTTCTGCAATTTGCTCTTTTCACTTGGCAGTATAGACACTTTTCATAGGGGTTGGCAAACCTTTTCTAAAAAAcaccaaatattaaatattgtagGCTTAGAGTGCCACGTACCTCTCTGCcccatatttgtttgttttacaaccATTTACAACCATGTTTTACAACCATTTACAaacataaaaatcattcttagcttgctggcaattaaaagaaaaaaaaagccacaggctggggctatagtttgctgacccttggtGGATACCTGTGTCCTCTGTTGATAGGCATTTCAGTTTTCGGCtgtgttatgtgtgtgtttgttcattattttttgcTGTCATAAATAGTGCTGGAATGAATGAGGACCACTTTTAGAGTTAACAAAGTCCCTcgcctttcttcccttttctagtatatatatgtaattctgAAAGCAGTTAAACTCAGAAACCAAGCTTATCCCCATTGATTCTGGATGACTAACAGCTTTTCCTATCCACAGGGTCCTAACCTGATTATAAAACAGCCAGATGAGTTACTGGACAGCATGTCAGACTGGTGTAAGGAGCATCATGGGAAGGTAACATTACCATAAAAGGGGTAGAGGAAGATTGCTTGGCAAGCCTGGGAAACTGCTTGCTTGTTCACTTTTCATCTTTGGGACCTCTCGAGACCATCTTCTCCTGAATgtcctcttttttcctcttctgcattcagtctgtcACGAGCACATTGCGGATTATCAAGTATTGCTCAAGTCAGTCTTTTGGATAAGGTTAGACATCAActttcagagaagggagaatgCCGCTCTCCTGTTAAGTTGTTTCTTCCCAGAGGTTATATCCTTGGACTTTGAGCACCATCTTTTCTGACTGTGTGGAAATGCTATTAACAATCAGGAACATAGCTTATTTGACTTggattctttaagaaaaaaatcggTGCCACGATGGCAGTTTCAGTGTGAACTTGAGCTCTGTAAATGGTCCATCTGTGGTTATATTTGCCCATTTTAGAAGTGAAGTTTCCTATCTGGATGCCTTTGAAAACTGACTTCATGTGTCTTGGTGGGGCTGGGGATTCTCTCTTGCAGTCTGGTCTAACCAAAGCAGTGAAGGAGAGTACAATGACACTGCAGCAGGCAGAGTATGAATTTCTGTCCTTTGTACGACAGCAGACTCCTCCGGGGCTCTGTCCACTTGCAGGTAAAATCCAGTCCTATGTCTGCCTTGTAGATAGTCTTCCATCGTAGTGGTTCAAGAGACTGCAGTTCCAGAACGATCAGCCAGGATCATCGTGCCTTCCACTTAACCCTGATTGGGATTATCCATCTTACTTTTGTTGCTCAAATTTCCTTGGGTAATTTATACATGAATATCGGGGAAAGTGCCCCGAAACCTGACATGAGATCTGGGATACCCAGAttaactcaataaaaattttccacctatttttattatggaaaaatttcaaatatacagaaaagttggATCTAGTAGTTGTTCACCTCGTGCCATGTTTATCTGTCTATTTTTTTGGACATTTGAAAGTAAATTGCAGGCATCATGACACTTCATCCCTAAATAGATCACCCAGcatttcctaagaataaggacattTTCTTAAGTAACCACAATATCATTGTCACATTTAAGACGATTAAAAACAATTCAGTAACATCATCTGATACCTAGTCCACATCCGaaatgtctgtttgttttttaaccaggATTCAGTCAAGACTCACGCATTTCATTTGGTTATTATGTCGCTTTAGTCTCTTAATCTAAAATGCGCacctatctttttttccccttgtgacattgactttttaaagaaactaggCCAGTTCTGCTAGGATTTTGAAAGGACTGCCATTGTCAAAGGGAGGCTAATGTCCTGTGGTcgtgtgtttgtatttgtatATGTAAGCTGgtataataactaacattttccTTAAATAGTGATTAAAAAGTTTTGACTTTAAGTACTATAGCATGTATTGTATAAATTTTCCCCCTAGCCAATGCAGCTGGTGTCtgttttaaagttcttatttaaaatttagtgTCTTTAATATAAATTACTGTGTGGAAACATGAATGTGGTTATGGTTGATTGAAattgaaatgtaaataaatgctTATCTACTTATGAGTTTATCTACAGTTAAACTTTTAGTGTTAGTGGTGTAGATTTTGTGATACTGGGAGAAAATTTGTGCATGTGGTATTATCTAAAGAAGTTACAGATTTGAGCGTTATTTTAAGTATGTGGAATGATAGATTCATCCTTTTGTCCATAAAGAGGCCATTTACAAATTTATTATGAGTTAAACTGTCTAAATACTCTGAAATCTGCACTTGTAATCTAATCAGATACACTCAAACCTAATTTCGAAGTTTTGAGATGCTTTGAGGAATTGTTTGAATTCTTTAAAACAATCACCTCCAATTAAATACAGTTTATGAATTTTTATGTCCTTTTGTATACTACTAGAAATACACAGATGCGGTATGCTTCGTGTCTTTCTAGGAAATTCAGTTCATGCAGATAAGAAGTTTCTTGACAAATACATGCCCCAGTTCATGAAACATCTTCATTATAGAATAATTGACGTGAGCACTGTTAAAGAGCTGTGCAGGTAAGGGCTATATTTAGGATCCATTCAACTGCCTCATTTAGCATGTCTTCCTTGAGAATTTGTAGAGTAATTGAATAAAGGTGTAGAACTGAGGGGGCCAGGTGGGTGTATAACTTCCTCATCCCATTGTCTC
This window encodes:
- the REXO2 gene encoding oligoribonuclease, mitochondrial, which gives rise to MLGGSLGSRLLRGVGGTRGPFGAWGVREAGAAMAVGESMAQRMVWVDLEMTGLDIEKDQIIEMACLITDSDLNILAEGPNLIIKQPDELLDSMSDWCKEHHGKSGLTKAVKESTMTLQQAEYEFLSFVRQQTPPGLCPLAGNSVHADKKFLDKYMPQFMKHLHYRIIDVSTVKELCRRWYPEEYEFAPKKAASHRALDDISESIRELQFYRNNIFKKKTDEKKRKIIENGENEKTVS